One Pseudomonas sp. MM213 genomic window, TGGCACTCCGACTTAGGCATGAGGGAAAGGCTATGCGACACTTGGTTTTTGATGATTTTTCAAGGACCGTGCTGTGCAGATTGATTTGAACTCTCCTGACGGCTTGACCCTTGAGGCGGTGCGCCAGCTGCTGGCCTCTGCCAGTGATGATGAGCACACCCAATTGCGGGTGACCAAGGGCGGCATCGCTTACATTTCATCGGGCGTCGTGGGCGGCACGGACATCGGCGGGCTGCTGTTTCGTCTGGAGACGTGGGCCAAGGGCTCGGGGTATGTGGGATTGGTCGCGGCCAGTGACGAGGTGTGGGTCATGCAGATCTTCAATGCGCTGAAAGAGAACTGGCCATCACCACCATTCGATTACATCGATATTTATTGAGTGCAGGTCATATTCAGTCACGATTGCGGGGTGAATGACCGGGAGTGCTCAGGCAAACTCGCCGCTTGTCCGGGTCGAGGGCAGGGCGCTGGCGCTGCCTGTGAAACCAAACGCCAGATTGGCGGTCGCACGATCTCAGCTTAACTATTGAAAAAAGGAGGCTTCATGCCTTGGAAGCTCGCGTCATTGGGTACTTTGTTGGCCGCTAGTCTGCTGGCAGGTTGCAGCAGCACATCTACCGAATCGGCAACAGACCCTGTCACGACGACGGATACCGGCCACAGTCGATGCGAAGCAAAGGCTGCCGAATTCACCATTGGCAAAAAGGCTTCGCCCGCGCTGCTGGAACAGGCGCGTGTTCGCGCAGGTGCGCAGAATGCCCGTATCCTCAAGCCTGACGATATGGTGACGCTGGAGTACCGCTCCGACCGCTTGAACCTGAACACCGATGCCAACCTGGTGATCACGCGCATCAACTGCGGCTGATAGCGTCCGGC contains:
- a CDS encoding I78 family peptidase inhibitor, whose translation is MPWKLASLGTLLAASLLAGCSSTSTESATDPVTTTDTGHSRCEAKAAEFTIGKKASPALLEQARVRAGAQNARILKPDDMVTLEYRSDRLNLNTDANLVITRINCG